A region from the Nonlabens sp. YIK11 genome encodes:
- a CDS encoding Pycsar system effector family protein: MTELLNAADDFVLHLFKEKLDDIYVYHNYTHTKRVVKSTHEIIDNSEIDVKEKEALLLAAWLHDTGYILGADGHEEASAKIAEEFLTDQNVDKDTIKLVQKLIRATKFNDQPTGKLEEILRDADSSHFAKDYYFETSELLKKELELRGKEMSNKEWRKENILVFTEKHRYYSEYAVKNWNVKKNENLMKLFKKKKKKAAKYNKEKLKVDLKNQSPERAIQTLFRTTLRNHIKLSDIADTKANILLSVNAIIISLALANLIPKLDQVSNRHLLYPTLILILFSVASIILSILSTRPNVTSGEFTDEQVEKREVNLLFFGNFHKVPFQRYQKALMNLLDDKEEVYQSLLKDLWLLGVVLNRKYSLLRWTYTIFMIGIIASVIAFVIAFTTYEYPVVAEIVPG; the protein is encoded by the coding sequence ATGACTGAATTACTTAACGCAGCCGACGATTTTGTGTTGCACCTTTTCAAGGAGAAATTAGATGATATTTATGTGTATCACAACTATACACATACTAAACGGGTTGTTAAAAGTACACACGAAATTATCGACAACTCTGAAATAGATGTTAAAGAGAAAGAGGCCTTATTACTGGCCGCATGGCTGCACGACACGGGCTACATTCTTGGTGCCGATGGACATGAGGAAGCAAGCGCAAAAATAGCTGAAGAATTCCTCACAGATCAAAACGTTGATAAGGACACCATTAAACTGGTGCAAAAGCTAATAAGAGCTACTAAGTTCAATGACCAACCCACAGGTAAGCTAGAAGAAATATTGCGTGATGCAGACTCTTCACATTTTGCCAAGGACTATTACTTTGAAACCAGCGAATTGCTCAAAAAAGAGTTGGAACTGCGTGGTAAAGAAATGTCTAATAAGGAATGGCGCAAGGAAAATATTCTGGTTTTTACTGAAAAGCACCGCTATTACAGCGAGTATGCCGTAAAAAACTGGAACGTCAAGAAGAACGAAAACTTGATGAAGCTTTTCAAAAAGAAAAAGAAGAAAGCTGCCAAATACAACAAGGAGAAACTTAAGGTAGACCTCAAGAACCAAAGCCCTGAACGTGCAATTCAAACGCTCTTTCGAACTACTTTAAGAAACCACATCAAACTTAGTGACATTGCAGATACTAAGGCAAACATTCTGTTGTCTGTAAATGCTATTATCATCTCACTAGCACTGGCTAACTTGATTCCTAAACTGGATCAAGTGAGCAACCGTCATTTACTGTATCCTACATTGATCTTAATTTTATTCTCTGTGGCCAGTATCATTCTTTCCATTTTATCTACAAGGCCAAACGTCACCAGTGGTGAGTTTACCGATGAGCAGGTAGAAAAGCGTGAGGTTAACCTACTATTTTTTGGTAATTTTCATAAGGTGCCTTTCCAGAGATATCAAAAAGCATTGATGAATCTACTGGATGATAAGGAAGAAGTCTATCAAAGTCTTCTAAAGGATTTATGGCTGCTAGGTGTCGTACTCAACCGTAAATACAGTCTATTAAGATGGACGTATACCATATTCATGATAGGTATCATTGCGTCAGTGATTGCCTTTGTGATCGCGTTTACTACCTATGAATATCCTGTAGTAGCAGAAATAGTTCCAGGGTAA